The following are from one region of the Paenibacillus sabinae T27 genome:
- a CDS encoding valine--tRNA ligase, with amino-acid sequence MPTTYDPKAAEQKWYPYWAEGGYFKAGQRPDAKPYTIVIPPPNVTGMLHIGHALDFTLQDILIRTKRMQGYDTLWLPGTDHAGIATQTKVEQKLRAQNISRYDLGREKFLEQVWAWKDQYAATIHEQWAKMGLSLDYSRERFTLDEGLSKAVREVFVKLYEKGLIYRGKRIINWDPAARTALSDIEVEYKEVNGHLYHLRYPLKDGSGFITVATTRPETMLGDTAVAVHPEDERYKDMIGKTLILPIIGREIPVIADEYVEKEFGSGAVKITPAHDPNDFEVGQRHNLPQIVVMDESGTMNAEAGPYKGQDRSECRKNIVADLKEQGVLISIEDHVHQVGHSERSGAVVEPYLSTQWFVAMQPLAEAAIKAQKDGSGVNFVPDRFEKIYLHWIENVRDWCISRQLWWGHRIPAWYSESTGEMVVARDEEEARRISGLSDLKQDEDVLDTWFSSGLWPFSTLGWPDDSADMQRYYPTDVLVTGYDIIYFWVARMIFTALEFTGEKPFSDVLIHGLVRDAEGRKMSKSLGNGVDPLEVIEKYGADAMRFMISTGSTPGQDLRFRWEKVEQARNFANKIWNASRFALMNLEGVSFEDIDISGKLGTADRWILHRLNETSRDISRLINAYDFGETGRLLYNFIWDDLCDWYIEFAKLSLYGSDTEAKSSTQSVLAYVLDRTLRLIHPFMPYISEEIWQHLPHEGETITLAAWPQYDAALENPDAVAEMNLLMDMIRAVRNIRAEVNVPMSKKVELIVKAGSEETLAIIERNNAYISRFANTSSFEAGLNPEAPEKVMSAVITGAELLLPLSGLIDIEQEIARLEKEVQTLNSEVERVEKKLGNPGFVAKAPAKVIEEERAKQADYSAKREKVLARIAELRG; translated from the coding sequence ATGCCGACGACGTACGATCCCAAGGCTGCGGAGCAGAAATGGTATCCTTACTGGGCGGAAGGTGGCTACTTCAAGGCCGGACAGCGCCCGGATGCGAAGCCGTATACGATTGTAATTCCGCCGCCGAACGTAACGGGGATGCTGCATATCGGGCATGCGCTCGATTTTACGCTGCAGGATATTCTTATCCGCACGAAGCGGATGCAGGGCTATGATACGCTGTGGCTGCCGGGAACGGACCATGCGGGCATCGCCACGCAGACCAAGGTAGAACAGAAGCTGCGCGCGCAAAATATCTCCCGCTACGATCTCGGCCGCGAGAAGTTCCTGGAGCAGGTATGGGCGTGGAAGGACCAGTACGCCGCAACCATTCATGAGCAGTGGGCCAAAATGGGCCTGTCGCTCGATTACAGCCGCGAACGGTTCACGCTGGACGAAGGGTTGTCCAAGGCGGTTCGTGAGGTCTTCGTCAAGCTGTACGAGAAGGGCCTGATCTACCGCGGCAAACGTATCATCAACTGGGACCCTGCCGCCCGTACGGCCCTGTCGGACATCGAGGTAGAGTATAAGGAAGTTAACGGACATCTCTATCATCTGCGTTACCCGCTTAAGGACGGCAGCGGCTTCATTACCGTGGCAACTACCCGTCCGGAGACGATGCTCGGTGATACGGCGGTAGCGGTGCATCCGGAAGATGAGCGCTACAAGGACATGATCGGCAAGACGCTGATTCTTCCAATCATCGGCCGCGAGATTCCGGTTATTGCAGATGAGTATGTGGAAAAAGAGTTCGGCAGCGGCGCGGTGAAGATTACGCCAGCCCACGACCCGAACGACTTCGAGGTTGGCCAGCGCCACAATCTGCCGCAAATCGTCGTTATGGACGAGAGCGGCACGATGAACGCCGAAGCGGGGCCTTACAAGGGTCAGGACCGCAGCGAATGCCGCAAGAACATTGTCGCCGACCTGAAAGAACAAGGCGTGCTCATTTCCATCGAGGACCATGTCCATCAGGTAGGGCACAGCGAACGCTCCGGCGCCGTGGTCGAGCCTTATCTGTCGACGCAGTGGTTCGTGGCGATGCAGCCGCTCGCCGAAGCGGCGATTAAGGCGCAAAAAGACGGCAGCGGCGTGAATTTTGTGCCGGACCGGTTCGAGAAGATTTATCTGCACTGGATCGAAAATGTACGCGACTGGTGTATTTCCCGCCAGCTCTGGTGGGGCCACCGCATTCCGGCCTGGTATTCCGAATCCACCGGCGAGATGGTTGTCGCCCGCGACGAGGAGGAAGCGCGCCGGATCAGCGGCCTGAGCGATCTGAAGCAGGACGAGGATGTATTGGATACGTGGTTCAGCTCGGGTCTGTGGCCGTTCTCGACGCTCGGCTGGCCGGATGACAGCGCCGATATGCAGCGCTATTACCCGACCGACGTGCTTGTTACGGGCTACGATATCATCTATTTCTGGGTGGCGCGGATGATCTTCACGGCGCTGGAATTCACCGGCGAGAAGCCGTTCTCCGACGTGCTGATTCACGGCCTTGTTCGCGACGCGGAAGGACGGAAGATGTCCAAATCGCTCGGCAACGGCGTTGACCCGCTCGAAGTTATCGAGAAATACGGCGCCGACGCCATGCGCTTCATGATCTCAACAGGCAGCACGCCGGGACAGGACCTGCGCTTCCGCTGGGAGAAGGTGGAGCAGGCCCGCAATTTTGCGAACAAGATCTGGAACGCCTCGCGCTTTGCGCTGATGAATCTGGAGGGCGTATCCTTTGAAGATATCGACATTTCCGGCAAGCTCGGCACCGCCGACCGCTGGATTTTGCACCGTTTGAACGAAACTTCCCGCGATATTTCGCGTCTCATTAATGCATACGATTTTGGCGAGACCGGACGTCTTCTTTACAATTTCATCTGGGACGATCTTTGCGATTGGTATATCGAGTTCGCGAAGCTGTCTCTGTACGGTTCGGACACGGAAGCCAAAAGCAGCACGCAATCGGTACTGGCCTATGTGCTGGACCGCACGCTGCGCCTGATTCATCCGTTCATGCCGTACATTTCGGAGGAAATCTGGCAGCATCTGCCGCATGAAGGCGAGACGATTACGCTGGCCGCCTGGCCGCAGTACGATGCCGCGCTTGAGAATCCGGATGCGGTGGCGGAAATGAACCTGCTTATGGACATGATCCGCGCCGTGCGCAATATCCGGGCCGAAGTGAACGTGCCGATGAGCAAAAAAGTTGAGCTGATCGTCAAGGCTGGAAGCGAAGAGACACTGGCTATTATCGAGCGGAACAACGCCTACATCAGCCGCTTTGCCAACACGTCCTCTTTCGAGGCGGGCCTGAATCCGGAGGCTCCGGAGAAGGTGATGTCCGCTGTCATAACGGGGGCCGAGCTGCTGCTGCCGCTGTCGGGCCTGATCGATATCGAGCAGGAAATTGCCCGGCTTGAAAAAGAAGTACAGACGCTGAACAGCGAAGTGGAACGCGTGGAGAAAAAGCTCGGCAACCCCGGCTTTGTAGCCAAGGCGCCGGCTAAAGTCATCGAAGAGGAACGGGCCAAGCAGGCCGATTACTCGGCCAAACGCGAGAAAGTGCTCGCCCGTATCGCGGAGCTGAGAGGATAA
- a CDS encoding bifunctional folylpolyglutamate synthase/dihydrofolate synthase, with the protein MEEMNGAGSAAPLQSYTAAVDWINGLIPFGIRPGLERIERLMERLGHPHRRLKFIHVAGTNGKGSTCAFLTSVLRQCGYSVGTFTSPYITKFTNRFQYNGEDIPEETLTAIANRLHPLVEEIAETPLGSPTMFEVTTALAILYYAEECYPDVVVWETGLGGRMDVTNIVTPIVSVITNVGYDHTDVLGDTLEKIAYEKAGIIKPGVPVVSSVSQPEAVSVLKDKAASCKSTLYLAGEQFTYESKGTWEGVQTFAFKGPFRSLDIGIAMKGEHQLANAAGAMMALEVLRQYMAFILEDEDVLAGFRHTFWAGRLEEIPGSPRIVLDGAHNPEGAQSLASSLPKFYQYRKLNLMMGMLSNKHHESYFKHILPIVDTLILTEPDFRKKMDAEHLQLIAESLRENYAKDHLQIIVEHDWGKALQLLKSMTEEDDLAVVSGTLYLIADVRSALLRQPDSEKGW; encoded by the coding sequence ATGGAAGAGATGAACGGGGCCGGCTCAGCCGCCCCTTTACAGTCCTATACAGCTGCGGTGGATTGGATCAATGGCCTCATTCCTTTCGGCATCCGTCCGGGCCTTGAACGGATCGAACGGTTGATGGAAAGACTGGGGCATCCTCACCGCCGCCTGAAGTTTATTCATGTTGCGGGAACGAACGGCAAAGGTTCGACCTGCGCTTTTCTGACGTCGGTACTTAGACAATGCGGGTATTCCGTTGGGACGTTTACTTCCCCGTATATTACGAAGTTCACGAACCGGTTTCAGTATAACGGCGAGGATATTCCCGAAGAGACGCTGACGGCGATTGCGAACCGCCTGCATCCGCTGGTGGAGGAGATTGCGGAAACGCCGCTAGGTTCCCCTACGATGTTCGAAGTGACGACGGCGCTTGCCATTCTGTATTACGCCGAAGAGTGCTATCCGGACGTTGTCGTATGGGAAACAGGCCTGGGGGGAAGGATGGATGTAACGAACATCGTGACCCCGATCGTGTCGGTCATAACGAACGTAGGCTACGATCATACGGATGTTCTTGGAGATACGCTTGAGAAAATCGCTTACGAGAAAGCGGGCATTATCAAGCCCGGCGTTCCGGTCGTCAGCAGCGTTTCCCAGCCCGAAGCGGTCTCCGTGCTTAAGGATAAGGCAGCGTCCTGCAAGTCGACCCTGTACCTCGCAGGTGAGCAATTTACCTATGAGAGCAAAGGGACCTGGGAAGGGGTGCAGACCTTTGCCTTTAAGGGTCCTTTCCGCTCGCTCGATATCGGCATTGCCATGAAGGGTGAGCATCAGTTGGCCAACGCCGCCGGCGCCATGATGGCGCTGGAGGTGCTGCGCCAGTACATGGCGTTCATTCTCGAGGATGAGGATGTGCTCGCCGGCTTTCGCCACACGTTCTGGGCCGGAAGACTGGAAGAAATTCCGGGCAGCCCGCGGATTGTTCTGGACGGCGCGCATAACCCAGAGGGGGCACAAAGCCTGGCGTCGAGCCTGCCGAAGTTCTATCAATACCGAAAATTAAATTTAATGATGGGTATGCTGTCAAACAAGCATCATGAATCGTACTTCAAGCATATACTTCCTATAGTGGATACGCTTATCCTGACCGAACCGGATTTCCGGAAGAAAATGGACGCGGAACACCTTCAGCTCATCGCGGAAAGTCTGCGTGAGAACTACGCCAAGGATCATTTGCAAATCATTGTGGAGCATGATTGGGGCAAGGCGCTCCAGCTTCTGAAGTCGATGACGGAAGAAGACGATTTGGCGGTCGTGTCCGGTACGCTTTATTTGATCGCTGATGTACGGAGCGCGCTTTTGCGGCAACCCGATTCTGAAAAAGGCTGGTGA
- a CDS encoding GntR family transcriptional regulator — translation MIITLDFKSETPIYVQLRNAVVVAIGRGDLQDGEKLPTIRQLAEELGINAMTVNKAFTTLKNEGFITIDRRHGATVTKPEGGNAEYKEKLEQELTLVISEASLKGVGRKEFLDTCADIFAALAAGQRPIAE, via the coding sequence ATGATTATTACGCTGGACTTCAAGAGTGAAACGCCTATTTACGTGCAGCTTCGCAATGCGGTGGTCGTGGCAATCGGCAGGGGCGATTTGCAGGACGGCGAGAAACTGCCGACGATCCGGCAGCTGGCGGAGGAGCTCGGCATAAATGCGATGACGGTAAATAAAGCCTTCACCACTCTGAAAAACGAAGGGTTTATTACGATTGATCGCAGGCATGGCGCCACGGTAACAAAGCCTGAGGGCGGAAACGCGGAGTACAAGGAGAAGCTGGAACAGGAGCTGACCCTTGTCATCAGTGAAGCGAGCCTGAAGGGGGTTGGCCGTAAGGAGTTTCTGGATACCTGTGCGGACATTTTTGCCGCGCTCGCCGCCGGCCAGCGTCCAATTGCGGAATAG
- a CDS encoding DUF5808 domain-containing protein: protein MTFVLILLPVCLIFLLVVQLSYGTRPNITGGVIIFGIGIPEYASQAEELKSLRASFHRSNTFFIIIGALAILPLFALSRYFSLVYMYWWIWMGIVLWAGYRLFSKYHRAAARIKRAHEWSIGERHVVRADTTLIFLKKKMSISPIWFIAPFLIALAVMFYAWRSSSEFGIVMGAQATGMTLLFFLLSLAFRRMRTKVYSDDSTINEGLNRAQRRYWSMLFLAIAMLDAVFAAAATLSGLDTLAHFGAVWHTLIAIQAVAPLAVAWYTDRKMNEWSRRLVEAGGQPFYTDDDEYWINGITYHNPNDRSMLVPKRAGLGLTLNMAMRGSKVLIGVIFTLVFMFIAGLGIFLVREDWMVPRLMVGTDGIVHVQSPSYGYSFSLDQIRELRLENELPEGMRTNGVATDTYARGHFRLKGWGNTRAYIFKHSPPYIVIRLAEEYIVYNDRNANDTRQTFEEIRGKLPITH, encoded by the coding sequence ATGACATTCGTATTGATATTGCTCCCTGTATGCCTCATTTTCCTTCTGGTTGTACAGTTGTCCTACGGCACACGTCCGAATATAACAGGTGGGGTTATCATTTTCGGTATCGGAATTCCGGAGTATGCCTCCCAGGCCGAAGAATTGAAGAGTCTCCGGGCGTCTTTCCACCGAAGCAATACCTTCTTTATCATCATTGGCGCATTGGCGATTCTGCCGCTGTTTGCGCTCAGCCGTTATTTTTCGCTGGTCTATATGTACTGGTGGATCTGGATGGGCATCGTGCTGTGGGCAGGATACCGATTGTTCTCGAAGTATCACCGTGCTGCGGCCCGGATCAAGCGTGCGCACGAATGGAGTATCGGAGAACGGCACGTCGTCCGGGCTGATACTACGCTTATTTTTCTGAAGAAAAAAATGTCCATTTCTCCCATATGGTTTATCGCGCCGTTTCTGATCGCTCTGGCCGTTATGTTCTATGCGTGGCGTTCTTCCAGCGAATTTGGGATAGTGATGGGCGCTCAGGCGACTGGAATGACGCTGCTGTTCTTTCTCCTGTCTCTTGCGTTCCGGCGTATGCGGACCAAGGTGTATAGCGACGACAGTACGATAAATGAGGGACTTAACCGGGCCCAGAGAAGATACTGGTCTATGCTGTTTCTGGCAATCGCCATGCTGGATGCGGTATTTGCCGCAGCTGCCACGCTGTCCGGACTGGATACCTTGGCTCACTTTGGCGCCGTTTGGCACACTTTGATCGCGATCCAGGCGGTTGCGCCTTTGGCCGTTGCCTGGTACACGGATCGAAAAATGAATGAGTGGAGCAGACGGCTTGTTGAAGCGGGCGGCCAGCCATTTTACACCGATGATGATGAATACTGGATTAACGGGATTACTTACCATAATCCAAACGACCGGAGCATGCTGGTGCCCAAACGGGCCGGACTCGGCTTGACACTCAATATGGCGATGCGCGGTAGCAAAGTCTTGATAGGCGTGATCTTTACATTAGTTTTCATGTTTATTGCTGGCCTTGGGATTTTCTTGGTCAGGGAAGATTGGATGGTACCAAGACTGATGGTAGGTACGGATGGAATCGTGCATGTGCAAAGTCCGAGTTACGGTTATTCTTTTTCGCTGGATCAAATCCGTGAACTTAGGCTGGAGAACGAACTGCCGGAAGGCATGCGGACCAATGGCGTCGCCACCGACACCTATGCCAGAGGGCATTTTAGATTGAAAGGCTGGGGAAATACCCGGGCCTATATTTTCAAGCACTCGCCCCCTTATATTGTCATCAGACTTGCAGAAGAATATATTGTGTATAACGATAGAAATGCTAACGATACCCGGCAGACATTCGAGGAGATTAGAGGCAAACTTCCGATTACACATTAA
- a CDS encoding LysM peptidoglycan-binding domain-containing protein, with amino-acid sequence MFDQSHGLRFDIYERIHLSQDLPGISELEEVELLPDIQVIQREDRAELRGQLLLTGLYRSEDDRTHRLDHAIPVEITVPLARVSSLEEIGVEIENFDIDLLTMRSVNITGVLSLRGIGGSEPVPAWQSEEFTVAYSPEEGDRAIAGKSDAPADVAEGLYENSLWTYGEGSAEDAALEREQIEALGADQAFPGITQEEDSDELPNLNLEEDRYAEIHSENGQPFIAKQETEPSGQWKSPASWSHFAQGGANAGGSSLAGDRKSASKTEDITDTDDEESTDLADASAPVSFDSLAATGSGPAEEQPAPEADSLPETPLSPEEKPDLKIALGSKKDTGQQTKEHLSFSSLLSSGKNRSENEEAAAEKTVSSTAAVTPSESSDDSEWKSRFMRTKDGEQAFRKVRLCIVQREETLDSIAEKYQLSARELVLYNRLSGQTVEEGQVIYIP; translated from the coding sequence GTGTTTGACCAATCCCACGGCCTGCGGTTTGATATTTATGAACGCATTCACCTGTCTCAAGACCTTCCGGGGATATCCGAACTGGAAGAGGTTGAGCTGCTGCCGGATATTCAGGTCATTCAGCGAGAAGACCGGGCGGAGCTGCGCGGACAGCTTCTGCTGACGGGTCTGTACCGGAGCGAGGATGACCGGACCCACCGTCTGGACCACGCCATTCCAGTTGAGATCACGGTGCCGCTGGCCCGGGTCAGCTCGCTCGAAGAGATCGGTGTGGAAATTGAAAATTTCGATATTGATCTGTTGACGATGCGCAGCGTGAACATTACCGGTGTGCTGTCACTGCGCGGCATAGGAGGGTCCGAGCCGGTTCCCGCCTGGCAGAGCGAGGAATTTACCGTTGCTTATTCGCCGGAGGAGGGAGACCGGGCGATAGCCGGTAAGTCCGATGCCCCGGCGGATGTAGCTGAGGGATTGTATGAAAATTCCCTCTGGACTTACGGTGAAGGTTCGGCGGAGGATGCCGCCTTGGAGCGGGAGCAAATCGAAGCGCTTGGTGCCGATCAGGCATTTCCGGGAATCACGCAGGAGGAAGACAGCGATGAGCTGCCCAACTTGAATCTGGAGGAGGACCGGTATGCCGAGATTCATTCGGAGAACGGCCAGCCGTTCATTGCGAAACAAGAGACGGAGCCCAGCGGTCAATGGAAGAGTCCGGCCAGCTGGAGCCATTTTGCGCAGGGGGGCGCGAACGCTGGCGGCAGCTCGTTGGCCGGCGACCGGAAATCCGCCTCGAAAACGGAGGATATCACAGACACGGACGACGAAGAGAGTACGGATCTCGCAGACGCTTCTGCCCCGGTCTCCTTTGATTCCCTCGCTGCCACAGGCAGCGGTCCGGCGGAGGAACAGCCTGCGCCGGAAGCCGACAGCCTCCCGGAGACGCCCCTATCCCCGGAGGAGAAGCCTGATCTGAAGATTGCTCTGGGCAGCAAAAAAGACACCGGCCAGCAGACCAAGGAGCACTTAAGCTTCTCATCCCTGTTGTCCTCGGGCAAGAACCGCAGCGAGAATGAGGAAGCTGCAGCGGAAAAAACCGTGTCCTCAACCGCGGCCGTCACTCCGTCCGAATCGTCCGACGATTCCGAATGGAAGAGCAGATTTATGAGGACCAAGGACGGAGAACAGGCTTTCCGCAAGGTCCGGCTCTGCATTGTGCAGCGCGAGGAGACGCTCGACTCCATTGCGGAGAAATATCAGCTAAGCGCCCGCGAGCTCGTTCTGTACAACCGGCTCTCCGGCCAGACGGTGGAAGAGGGGCAGGTCATTTATATTCCCTAA
- the murC gene encoding UDP-N-acetylmuramate--L-alanine ligase, whose amino-acid sequence MDTTERVHFIGIGGYGMSAIARVMLEMGYTVTGSDVAAQELTEKLIAKGAKVYIGHTAEQVKGADLVVYSTALSKDNVERVEAERLNIPILHRSQMLGRLLNERKGVAVAGAHGKTTTSSMIALVMEECGVDPTYIIGGEIMNVGTNAKAGQGEFVVAEADESDGSFLQYHPWLAIVTNIEADHLENYGGDFERLKSAYVQFMSQLREDGTAIVCADDETVTSLLPKIKANVTTYGIRSAADYTATDIALGDRQVTFTMNHGATALGRVELSVPGLHNVYNAMATIIACLKAGIPFAAIASAIVKFNGAKRRFQVLGEADDILVIDDYAHHPTEIQATISAAKATGKRIIAVFQPQRYTRTFFLLDAFSRAFGEADEVIITDIYSPAGEKQIEGVSSAKLVELIIQNSNPGARHLPTKEDVLADLKDRLAPGDLVITMGAGDIYKVGYVLADNLRKRGASK is encoded by the coding sequence TTGGATACTACGGAACGAGTTCATTTTATAGGAATCGGCGGTTACGGGATGAGCGCTATTGCCCGTGTGATGCTGGAGATGGGATATACGGTAACGGGCTCCGATGTAGCCGCCCAGGAACTGACGGAGAAATTGATAGCCAAAGGCGCGAAGGTATATATCGGCCATACGGCGGAGCAGGTCAAGGGCGCCGATCTCGTCGTCTATTCCACTGCCTTGTCGAAGGATAATGTGGAACGGGTAGAGGCGGAGCGTCTGAACATTCCGATTCTTCACCGGTCGCAGATGCTGGGTCGGCTGCTTAATGAGCGCAAGGGCGTCGCCGTTGCAGGAGCACACGGCAAAACGACGACCTCGTCGATGATCGCCCTTGTCATGGAGGAATGCGGGGTTGATCCTACGTATATCATCGGCGGGGAGATTATGAACGTCGGCACGAACGCCAAAGCGGGTCAGGGAGAATTCGTCGTGGCCGAAGCGGACGAGAGCGACGGTTCCTTCCTTCAGTACCATCCTTGGCTTGCGATTGTCACGAACATCGAGGCCGATCATCTGGAGAATTACGGCGGCGATTTCGAACGCCTGAAGAGCGCGTATGTGCAGTTCATGAGCCAGCTCCGCGAAGACGGCACGGCGATTGTCTGCGCGGACGACGAGACGGTCACCTCGCTTCTGCCCAAGATCAAGGCGAATGTCACGACTTACGGCATCCGCTCGGCGGCGGATTATACCGCGACCGATATTGCGCTCGGCGACCGCCAGGTAACGTTTACGATGAATCATGGCGCTACGGCGCTCGGACGGGTCGAGCTGTCGGTGCCCGGCCTGCATAATGTGTACAACGCGATGGCCACGATTATCGCTTGTCTGAAAGCGGGCATTCCGTTCGCGGCCATCGCCTCGGCCATTGTTAAATTCAACGGGGCCAAGCGGCGTTTTCAAGTGCTCGGCGAAGCGGACGATATTCTCGTGATCGACGATTACGCTCATCATCCGACGGAGATCCAGGCGACAATCAGCGCGGCCAAAGCAACGGGCAAGCGCATCATTGCGGTCTTTCAACCGCAGCGCTACACGCGCACCTTTTTTCTGCTGGACGCGTTCAGCCGGGCTTTTGGCGAAGCGGATGAGGTTATCATCACCGACATCTACTCTCCGGCAGGCGAGAAACAGATCGAAGGCGTATCTTCGGCCAAGCTGGTAGAGCTGATTATTCAGAACAGCAACCCCGGAGCACGCCACCTGCCGACCAAAGAAGATGTTCTTGCGGATCTTAAGGACCGTCTGGCTCCCGGCGATCTGGTAATCACGATGGGAGCGGGCGATATTTATAAAGTCGGATATGTGCTCGCGGATAATCTTCGGAAGCGCGGAGCCTCAAAATAA
- a CDS encoding GGDEF domain-containing protein, protein MDFQLDIRTMLITLILGNMFMVLLIFAYRFRSPYDQANSSFAVSKWLQAAGWLLVLIRDNLPGPHLILLSNALILGGVGLEIIALLMMAGEFRAGARRYYVIITTLSVLSFGLIYFFHNSDNLRIASASLSAVLFVGFPAYRFTTSKEGSPLQTVMGLVYSVLASILLARAFSALFSERDMNIFSPGLAQHLYYIGMFLIMILGTVGFVLLSRERSYDELKRMANVDELTGILNRRAFIVQAQLAAAAAAERREPISFLLIDIDHFKRVNDNYGHVAGDSALRNFAATVELLLGPRDLFGRYGGEEFAILLLGAGEEESDRKAEQLRQAVMNSRIEGHNLQYTISIGVITVIPDNKPQLDLLYKLSDAALYKAKDEGRNRVVRSRPPEGLVRR, encoded by the coding sequence ATGGATTTCCAGCTGGACATAAGAACAATGCTGATCACGCTTATCCTCGGAAATATGTTCATGGTGCTGCTTATATTCGCATACCGTTTCCGCTCTCCCTATGATCAGGCGAATTCATCTTTTGCGGTTTCCAAATGGCTGCAGGCGGCAGGCTGGCTGCTGGTGCTGATTCGGGACAATCTTCCGGGTCCGCATCTGATTCTGCTGAGCAATGCGCTGATCCTTGGAGGCGTAGGGCTGGAAATCATCGCCCTGCTGATGATGGCGGGAGAGTTCAGGGCGGGAGCCCGGCGATACTATGTGATTATCACGACACTAAGCGTGCTGAGCTTCGGACTGATTTATTTTTTCCATAATTCGGACAACCTTCGGATTGCATCCGCTTCCCTGTCGGCAGTGCTGTTCGTCGGATTCCCCGCTTACCGCTTTACGACGTCCAAAGAAGGATCGCCGCTTCAGACCGTTATGGGACTGGTATACTCGGTGTTAGCCTCCATCCTGCTGGCCAGGGCGTTTTCCGCGCTTTTCTCGGAACGGGACATGAATATTTTCTCGCCGGGGCTGGCTCAGCATCTCTACTATATCGGCATGTTTTTGATCATGATTCTGGGAACTGTCGGCTTTGTTCTATTGTCAAGGGAGCGGTCTTACGACGAGCTTAAAAGGATGGCGAATGTCGATGAGCTGACCGGAATTTTGAACCGCAGAGCATTTATTGTTCAGGCGCAGCTTGCCGCTGCCGCCGCGGCGGAGCGAAGAGAGCCGATATCTTTTCTGCTGATCGACATCGATCATTTCAAACGGGTCAATGACAACTACGGACATGTCGCCGGGGACAGCGCCCTTCGGAATTTTGCCGCGACTGTGGAGCTTCTATTGGGCCCCAGAGATTTGTTCGGCAGGTACGGGGGCGAAGAGTTCGCTATTCTGCTGCTGGGCGCGGGCGAGGAGGAGAGCGACAGGAAAGCGGAGCAGCTCAGACAAGCCGTCATGAATTCGCGGATTGAAGGCCATAACCTCCAATATACGATCAGTATAGGTGTGATTACTGTGATCCCGGACAACAAGCCGCAGCTGGACCTGCTCTACAAGCTTAGCGACGCCGCGCTCTACAAAGCGAAGGATGAAGGAAGAAACCGCGTGGTACGCAGCCGCC
- a CDS encoding DUF559 domain-containing protein, translating to MNVEEAHAAFIQLHLRSRTGERKGRLERGHREAEKLFCCNVWWPLLGDFNHLHPEYEVLDWRGLSYFCDFAWITPFARLIIEIKGFGPHVTDMDRKKYCNELNREAFLTAMGFQVISFAYDDVAHHPERTITLLRMVLSRFQPQSSPDNLHSVAEREIVRLACMLARPLRPIDVEAHLGINHRTAVRMLQTLCGKGWFNAVTGATGKHVVRYELQRGAVNQLMQKT from the coding sequence ATGAATGTTGAGGAAGCGCATGCGGCATTTATCCAGCTCCACTTGCGGAGCAGAACGGGAGAACGAAAGGGCCGCCTGGAGCGAGGGCACCGGGAGGCGGAGAAGCTATTTTGCTGCAATGTGTGGTGGCCGCTTCTAGGGGACTTCAACCATTTGCACCCGGAATACGAAGTTTTGGATTGGCGGGGGCTGTCCTATTTCTGCGATTTTGCCTGGATTACGCCCTTTGCGAGACTCATTATCGAAATCAAAGGTTTCGGCCCGCACGTCACGGATATGGATAGAAAAAAATATTGCAACGAGCTGAACCGGGAAGCTTTTTTGACGGCTATGGGGTTTCAGGTCATTTCTTTTGCCTATGACGACGTTGCCCATCATCCTGAGCGGACTATCACGCTATTGCGCATGGTGCTCAGCCGCTTTCAGCCTCAGTCTTCACCGGATAACCTGCACAGTGTGGCGGAACGGGAAATCGTTCGGTTGGCCTGTATGCTCGCTCGCCCCCTTCGCCCGATCGATGTGGAGGCTCATTTGGGCATCAACCATCGCACAGCGGTTCGAATGCTGCAGACACTCTGCGGGAAAGGGTGGTTTAACGCCGTGACCGGAGCAACGGGCAAACATGTGGTTCGGTACGAGCTGCAGCGAGGCGCGGTGAACCAATTGATGCAGAAAACCTGA